The following proteins come from a genomic window of Phnomibacter ginsenosidimutans:
- a CDS encoding C25 family cysteine peptidase, translating into MRSSDLRPAEKSFCHTPPGVPPTTTTSVTSLLGLVLLFMCMAPLANAQTFRNEWINYSKTYYRFAVTPAATVSGAASNHANKGDYNMLYRIPYATLQSQGLTAVPVEQLQLLRNGVEVPIYTFPASGIMGTDGYIEFWGRANDGSADRDLYRSAINQVNDRWSMFSDTAYYYLSTNVGSNLRITDGVHNPLASSLVPDSFFMHTIRISPRNTRNLGFAINIQGKEVRSASFEAGEGWAENRFGNSPFIYGLGKLFAFKNTSSTISASYWAQGMSNVNKTVEFRLNDSIIGTRTFRRYNTDSVFYSNIPLSRINSNDSTFITVRLPVLDGGYRSMVSKVQFTYPRKFEFDKRTTAFEFVLPASATGKLLKFVNFDTSAAPKILIDETNRKRYQAVRVADTLWVELPASATASNLILTTVDLTPAKNIVREIAQLTPRNFTNYALAENQGDYLIISNQRLHNNNGNDPVDAYRAYRSSVAGGSYQAKVYDIEDITEQFGYNVFKHPIAIRNFLRYSRYQFGIQPKAVLLMGRGSTYDYSLTDTNISRLNLVPTWGQPASDNLLAAADNETITPVTPIGRVAAITGAEVQDYLDKVIAFEAVQASDTASHLWQKETLHLIGGNDPYIVDPIKGYMQKYQARITDTLVGANVQNFLRLNDPNTSANNAAIQQAVQRGTGIISYFGHSSATSFDFNLNDPASLNYTPGRLPVFLANGCKASEFFDLNTRRYNQAQLTLSERFVLTKNKGSCRIYFQYTLWHFAIPRCIYREMV; encoded by the coding sequence ATGAGGAGCAGTGATTTGAGACCGGCAGAAAAATCGTTCTGCCACACACCACCCGGTGTACCACCAACTACTACAACTTCAGTCACCAGCCTGCTTGGGCTGGTGCTCTTGTTCATGTGTATGGCCCCTTTGGCCAATGCCCAAACCTTTCGCAACGAATGGATTAACTACAGCAAAACCTACTATCGTTTTGCAGTTACACCAGCAGCAACGGTAAGCGGAGCAGCCAGCAACCATGCCAACAAGGGCGATTACAATATGCTGTATCGCATACCCTACGCTACCCTGCAATCGCAGGGGCTTACAGCTGTACCCGTAGAGCAGTTGCAATTGCTGCGCAATGGTGTTGAAGTTCCTATTTATACTTTTCCTGCCAGTGGCATCATGGGCACCGATGGCTACATTGAATTTTGGGGCCGTGCCAACGATGGCAGTGCTGACCGCGACCTCTATCGTTCGGCCATCAATCAGGTGAATGACCGCTGGAGCATGTTTAGCGACACCGCCTATTACTACCTCAGCACCAATGTGGGCAGTAATCTTCGCATTACAGATGGCGTACACAATCCACTTGCATCCTCGCTGGTGCCGGATTCATTTTTCATGCACACGATACGCATCAGTCCACGCAATACCCGCAACCTTGGCTTTGCCATCAATATTCAGGGCAAAGAAGTGCGGTCTGCCTCTTTCGAAGCCGGCGAAGGCTGGGCTGAAAACCGCTTCGGCAATTCGCCTTTTATATACGGATTGGGTAAGTTGTTTGCGTTTAAAAACACAAGTTCGACCATATCGGCCAGCTATTGGGCACAAGGTATGTCCAACGTGAACAAGACAGTGGAGTTCCGGTTGAATGATTCCATTATCGGCACCCGCACTTTCCGTAGGTACAATACCGATTCTGTTTTTTACAGCAACATACCGCTGAGCAGAATCAACAGCAACGACTCCACTTTTATTACAGTTCGACTGCCCGTGTTGGATGGCGGTTACCGCTCCATGGTGTCGAAAGTGCAGTTTACGTATCCCCGCAAATTTGAATTCGACAAACGAACAACGGCATTTGAATTTGTGCTGCCTGCTTCGGCTACCGGCAAGCTGCTGAAGTTTGTGAATTTTGACACCAGTGCTGCACCAAAAATTTTGATAGACGAAACCAACCGCAAACGCTACCAGGCCGTTCGGGTGGCCGATACTTTGTGGGTAGAATTGCCAGCTTCGGCAACGGCCAGCAACCTCATTCTCACCACGGTTGACTTGACGCCAGCCAAAAATATTGTCCGGGAAATTGCGCAGCTTACACCCAGAAATTTCACCAATTATGCATTGGCTGAAAACCAGGGTGATTACCTGATTATTTCTAACCAGCGATTGCACAACAATAATGGCAACGACCCTGTAGATGCGTACCGGGCTTACCGCTCCAGTGTGGCCGGTGGTAGTTATCAGGCAAAAGTTTACGATATTGAAGACATTACAGAGCAGTTCGGGTACAATGTTTTTAAACATCCCATTGCCATCCGCAACTTTTTGCGCTACAGCCGTTACCAGTTTGGCATTCAACCCAAAGCAGTGTTGCTGATGGGCCGTGGTTCTACCTACGATTACTCGTTGACAGATACCAATATCAGCAGGCTGAATTTGGTACCTACCTGGGGCCAACCCGCCTCCGACAACCTGCTGGCTGCAGCCGACAATGAAACCATTACTCCCGTTACGCCTATTGGCCGTGTGGCTGCCATCACCGGCGCCGAAGTACAAGACTATCTGGATAAAGTAATTGCTTTTGAAGCGGTGCAGGCTTCTGATACGGCTTCACATTTATGGCAAAAAGAAACCCTGCATTTGATTGGGGGCAACGACCCGTACATTGTTGACCCAATCAAAGGGTACATGCAGAAATACCAAGCCCGTATTACCGATACCTTGGTGGGTGCCAATGTGCAAAATTTCCTGCGCCTGAATGACCCCAATACGTCGGCCAACAACGCCGCCATACAGCAAGCCGTGCAGCGTGGCACAGGTATCATTTCTTACTTCGGGCACTCCTCAGCTACCAGTTTCGATTTCAATTTGAATGATCCTGCATCACTCAACTACACCCCTGGCCGACTGCCCGTCTTTTTGGCCAACGGCTGTAAAGCTTCTGAATTTTTCGACCTCAATACCCGCCGTTACAATCAGGCACAGTTGACGCTCAGCGAACGTTTTGTGCTCACCAAAAACAAGGGTTCTTGTCGTATTTATTTCCAGTACACATTATGGCATTTTGCAATACCTCGATGTATTTACAGAGAAATGGTATGA
- a CDS encoding C25 family cysteine peptidase, which yields MKKWKVILSITCVVLMQSIWNNSAMAQYNNEWINYSRTYYKFSIAAPGIYRIPKSTLDAAGLGNTLAQHFTLWRNGSEVPLYTSVTSGTLGANDYIEFFGTRNDGMPDKALYRNSIDHIDEKHSLFTDTASYFLTVNSGSANLRIAAMANGAAGSGLTALPNIWKNVRFEYQNMSTGSPRPYIHRGFAVNFGEYVYSSAYDRGEMNASNDIFPDQNSIDFTDRTAKFNNLQPYTAGGLQAKIKVSIAGSAPNSRTVRILLNNAALYDRSYAQFDARIDSVSNVSPALLGNAVTEIGIKNLSSNLNDRVVAGFAEIDYPRLPDAGNAAAFDFYLPASGSSTLLEISGFNHSGVAPLLYNISNNTQMPGLIMGDGKVRFLLPAAAQTQQYWLVANNAQGITNINSLTTRNFINYAQQANQGNYLIVTNKLLLGGSNNPIDAYRQYRSSATGGGFNAKIVTIDELVDQFAYGIKMHPLSIKNFLRFARANFSVAPTHCFLIGKGITYDEMRTYESHPKASSLFLLPTWGYPASDVMLATDGLNTSAVNTFIGRLNVIRTSEVNDYLNKVKEFEAQQANASISQQDKAWMKNVVHVVGANDASIEQLIGPYMNAYKRIIEDTLFGGRVTTFNKFSSTTGAVIENELLEKLFEQGFSLLTYFGHSSATALDYNLD from the coding sequence ATGAAAAAATGGAAGGTCATACTCAGCATTACCTGTGTTGTATTGATGCAGAGCATCTGGAACAACTCAGCCATGGCGCAGTACAACAATGAGTGGATTAATTACAGCCGCACCTATTACAAATTCAGCATTGCTGCACCGGGCATATACCGCATACCCAAAAGCACTTTGGATGCCGCAGGCTTAGGCAATACACTTGCACAACACTTTACACTGTGGCGCAATGGCAGCGAAGTGCCCCTGTACACCAGCGTTACTTCGGGCACCTTGGGCGCCAATGATTACATCGAATTTTTTGGTACCAGAAATGATGGAATGCCAGACAAAGCATTGTACCGCAACAGCATCGATCATATTGATGAAAAGCACAGCCTGTTTACCGACACCGCTAGTTATTTTTTAACGGTCAATTCGGGCAGTGCCAACCTGCGCATTGCAGCCATGGCCAATGGTGCTGCAGGTTCCGGGCTTACAGCATTACCCAACATTTGGAAAAATGTACGCTTCGAATACCAGAACATGAGCACTGGTTCTCCTCGTCCGTATATTCATCGAGGCTTTGCCGTCAACTTTGGAGAGTACGTGTATTCATCCGCCTACGACCGCGGCGAAATGAATGCTTCCAACGACATTTTTCCTGATCAAAACAGCATTGATTTTACCGACCGCACTGCAAAATTCAATAACCTGCAACCCTATACGGCAGGTGGCTTGCAAGCAAAAATTAAAGTATCGATAGCAGGCAGTGCGCCTAACAGCCGTACCGTTCGCATACTGCTCAACAATGCAGCTCTCTACGATCGTAGCTATGCACAGTTTGATGCCCGAATCGATTCGGTAAGCAATGTATCGCCAGCGCTGCTGGGCAATGCGGTAACAGAAATTGGTATCAAAAACCTGAGCAGTAATCTGAACGACCGGGTGGTAGCCGGCTTTGCAGAAATTGATTACCCCCGCTTGCCAGATGCCGGCAATGCAGCAGCTTTCGATTTTTACCTGCCGGCCAGTGGCAGCAGCACCCTGCTCGAAATCAGTGGCTTCAACCACAGCGGTGTAGCACCGTTACTATATAACATCAGCAACAATACACAAATGCCCGGCCTGATTATGGGCGATGGCAAAGTACGTTTCTTATTGCCCGCAGCGGCGCAAACCCAACAGTATTGGTTGGTGGCCAACAATGCACAAGGCATTACAAACATCAATAGCCTCACAACCCGCAACTTTATCAACTATGCGCAGCAGGCCAATCAGGGTAACTATTTGATTGTGACCAACAAACTGTTGTTGGGTGGCAGCAACAATCCTATTGATGCATACCGCCAGTACCGCAGCAGTGCTACGGGTGGCGGTTTCAATGCCAAAATTGTAACCATCGATGAACTGGTAGATCAGTTTGCGTATGGCATCAAGATGCATCCGTTATCTATTAAAAACTTTTTGCGTTTTGCAAGAGCCAATTTCAGTGTAGCGCCTACGCATTGCTTCCTTATTGGTAAGGGTATTACCTACGATGAAATGCGGACTTATGAAAGTCATCCAAAAGCTTCGTCGTTGTTTTTGCTGCCTACCTGGGGCTATCCGGCATCGGATGTAATGCTGGCAACAGACGGCTTAAATACAAGTGCCGTGAATACATTCATTGGCCGACTAAACGTCATCAGAACCAGTGAAGTAAATGACTACCTCAATAAAGTAAAAGAGTTTGAAGCCCAGCAGGCCAATGCATCCATATCGCAGCAAGACAAAGCTTGGATGAAAAATGTGGTGCATGTGGTTGGTGCCAACGATGCGTCTATTGAGCAGCTCATTGGCCCCTACATGAATGCCTACAAACGCATTATTGAAGACACCTTGTTTGGTGGCCGTGTTACCACGTTCAATAAGTTTAGCAGTACCACTGGTGCCGTTATTGAAAATGAACTGCTGGAAAAACTGTTTGAGCAAGGCTTTAGTTTGCTCACTTATTTTGGTCACTCCTCTGCTACGGCGTTGGACTACAACCTCGATTGA
- a CDS encoding CARDB domain-containing protein, whose amino-acid sequence MQYLDVFTEKWYDAIATTHYGKSVGEIHKQAIQKMLETTTLSDPAARLTAEEYHLHGDPVLRIHTQSKPDYSIDSAAISIAPAVVTANTDSITVNFTVTNVGKAIGDTARVRVYRRFADSRELKIADSLFINVSNNKSMQLRVPVGGKGESGNNAIVVRIDEDNKVAEVREDNNNAAKSFAVSSAGLQPLWPMNYGIVQNWPTALLATPFDITADSATYRLQIDTTELFNSPVLYQLDTVTRNGAIQLMPGNSLQAGKVYYWRTTVLNAGNPGTWSSASFTYLPGSGAGFNQGHYFQHLRSAYSKMYLDSNSRSFKYNNKFNNLYITHGIYPYSAVEDLHLSITPNGNSNIYSACIGQSVIVNVFDSLSFLPYPNPAQVSGTVGGCAPNTAWSYLQF is encoded by the coding sequence TTGCAATACCTCGATGTATTTACAGAGAAATGGTATGATGCCATTGCCACCACCCACTATGGCAAATCGGTAGGTGAAATTCACAAGCAGGCCATTCAGAAAATGCTGGAAACAACCACCCTCTCCGACCCGGCAGCCCGCCTTACTGCCGAAGAATACCATTTGCATGGCGACCCGGTGTTGCGCATTCATACTCAATCAAAGCCCGACTACAGCATCGACTCTGCTGCCATCAGCATTGCTCCGGCTGTGGTTACAGCCAATACAGATTCTATCACCGTCAACTTTACGGTAACGAATGTGGGCAAAGCCATTGGCGATACGGCCCGGGTGCGGGTGTACCGTCGTTTTGCAGATAGCCGCGAATTGAAAATTGCCGATTCATTGTTTATCAATGTATCGAACAACAAAAGCATGCAACTGCGGGTACCCGTTGGTGGCAAAGGCGAAAGCGGCAACAACGCTATCGTAGTACGGATTGATGAAGACAACAAGGTAGCCGAAGTAAGAGAAGACAATAACAATGCTGCCAAATCATTTGCTGTGAGCAGTGCCGGTTTGCAACCCTTATGGCCTATGAATTATGGCATTGTTCAAAACTGGCCCACCGCTTTGCTGGCCACTCCATTTGACATTACTGCCGACAGTGCTACCTATCGTTTGCAAATAGACACCACCGAGTTGTTCAATTCGCCGGTATTGTATCAACTGGACACCGTCACCCGCAATGGTGCCATACAACTGATGCCGGGCAACAGTTTGCAAGCAGGCAAAGTATATTACTGGCGTACAACCGTGCTTAATGCCGGCAACCCCGGCACATGGAGCAGTGCATCCTTTACCTATCTGCCCGGCAGCGGTGCGGGTTTCAATCAGGGGCATTATTTTCAACACCTGCGGTCGGCGTACAGCAAAATGTATCTCGACTCCAACTCCCGCAGTTTCAAATACAACAACAAGTTCAACAACCTGTACATTACCCATGGTATTTATCCTTACAGTGCGGTAGAAGATTTGCACCTGAGCATTACGCCCAATGGCAACTCCAATATTTACAGTGCTTGTATTGGCCAGAGTGTAATTGTGAATGTGTTTGATTCACTCAGTTTTCTGCCCTATCCCAATCCGGCACAGGTAAGTGGTACCGTGGGTGGCTGTGCTCCCAATACTGCTTGGTCGTATTTACAATTTTGA
- a CDS encoding C25 family cysteine peptidase — MSKALVCSLILVTPLLRRWTTTSIDPSRYNNPGKYPVFLLNGCNAGNFFTFDTTRIGTINTISEKYVLAPNRGAIAMIASTHFGIVNGLNVYSTGFYRSVGFQSYKQSIGRNMRDAISYQNTLWGINDYLARIHTEQQTLHGDPAVKANAFDQPDYSVEPANININPSFLSIAETNFKTKVYYYNLGKAINDSMTINVTRQYPQSSIYPNGFTEVVFSRKVKAPLAIDSFEITLPIFAERDKGSNRITVTLDTENKIAERSEQNNSTIRDIVIFEDELRPVYPYNFAIVNKTNIKLMASTSNPFSEVMNYRMELDTTELFTSAFKVTRNVSAKGGLIEFDPGITLQDSVVYYWRLGIVNSSGTVPRWNNASFVYLNGTLTGFNQSHFYQHTKSGAERLYIDTTSRSWKYNNRLNNIFSNHSIYPITGVTDGDFSISVNNSIISSSFCVGHSIAINVFDPITFKPMRNYPGGLYGSGMNNCVPFPNLSRQYNFEWDDRDTGNRRKILNFMDNGIPNGSYVLVRKVLDAPYDQETFAETLKNDEQYFGTGNSIYHRLKAAGFNEIDSFKRARIYIFLYKKGDPTFTPVVRMSEGLYDRLQLNANCPTPDSLGYITSPLFGPAKSWKDVKWRGRGLDAINSDQPIVDVIGVDGNGNETLLRKLAINQQDADISNVSATAYPYIKLRMENMDTLNGTPYQLRWWRLYYTPVPEGALAPNVLLQLKDSLTLGEPLDFKIAFKNISEAAFDSLRLKVYVVDKNNVQHDIVLPRKKPLISGDTTTVAFTIDTRNYGGINTLYVAVNPDNDQPEQYFFNNFLFKTFYVEEDKYNPLLDVTFDGVRILNRDIVSAKPNIQIKLKDENPFLALNDTAGVTIRLKYPQESVARTYRWNTDTLRFTPANVSGGDNTATIDFTPTLNQDTEGSEYELTVTGKDRNNNRAGNLEYRVTFQVFNKPMISNLLNYPNPFSTSTAFVFTITGQEVPQEFKIQILTITGKIVREITRQELGPLHIGTNITEYKWDGTDTYGQKLANGVYLYRVVSSLNGSRMEQFKLNDTFDQNSQDMTDKFFNKGYGKMVILR, encoded by the coding sequence TTGAGCAAGGCTTTAGTTTGCTCACTTATTTTGGTCACTCCTCTGCTACGGCGTTGGACTACAACCTCGATTGATCCTTCCCGCTACAACAACCCCGGCAAGTACCCGGTGTTTTTGCTGAACGGTTGTAATGCAGGTAACTTTTTTACGTTCGACACCACCCGTATAGGCACCATCAATACCATATCGGAAAAGTATGTACTGGCCCCCAACCGTGGTGCCATTGCGATGATTGCCAGTACCCACTTTGGTATCGTTAATGGCTTGAATGTTTATTCTACAGGTTTTTATCGTTCAGTGGGATTTCAATCGTACAAGCAAAGCATTGGCCGCAACATGCGGGATGCCATCAGCTATCAAAATACCTTGTGGGGCATCAACGATTACCTGGCCCGTATACACACCGAACAGCAAACCCTGCATGGCGACCCTGCGGTGAAAGCCAACGCCTTTGACCAGCCCGACTATAGTGTGGAGCCCGCTAACATCAATATCAATCCATCGTTTTTGTCTATTGCCGAAACGAACTTTAAAACCAAAGTGTACTATTACAATTTGGGGAAGGCGATCAACGATTCGATGACCATCAATGTAACCCGTCAGTATCCCCAGAGCAGTATTTATCCCAATGGTTTTACCGAAGTAGTTTTCAGCAGAAAAGTAAAAGCGCCGCTGGCGATTGATTCTTTCGAAATAACCCTGCCCATTTTTGCAGAAAGAGACAAAGGCAGCAATCGGATAACCGTTACACTGGATACAGAAAACAAGATTGCAGAACGCAGTGAGCAAAACAACAGCACCATCCGCGACATTGTGATTTTTGAAGACGAGCTGCGGCCCGTGTATCCTTACAATTTCGCCATCGTTAATAAAACGAATATCAAGTTGATGGCATCTACATCCAATCCGTTTAGTGAAGTGATGAACTACCGGATGGAACTGGACACTACGGAACTCTTTACATCTGCATTCAAAGTCACCCGCAATGTTTCTGCCAAGGGTGGCCTTATTGAATTTGACCCTGGCATTACTCTGCAAGACAGTGTGGTATATTACTGGCGCCTGGGCATTGTGAACAGCAGTGGCACCGTGCCTCGCTGGAACAATGCTTCGTTTGTGTACCTCAACGGCACGCTAACTGGTTTCAACCAAAGTCATTTTTACCAGCACACCAAAAGCGGTGCCGAACGCTTGTACATTGACACAACCAGCCGTAGCTGGAAGTACAACAATCGCCTCAACAATATTTTCAGCAACCATTCTATTTATCCCATCACTGGTGTAACGGACGGCGATTTCAGCATTAGTGTCAACAACAGCATTATTTCGTCGAGCTTCTGTGTGGGCCACTCGATTGCCATCAATGTATTTGACCCCATCACTTTCAAACCCATGCGCAACTATCCGGGTGGTTTGTATGGCAGTGGCATGAACAATTGTGTGCCCTTCCCCAACCTGAGCCGCCAATACAATTTTGAGTGGGATGACCGCGATACCGGCAACCGCCGCAAGATTCTCAACTTCATGGACAATGGCATTCCCAATGGTTCGTATGTGTTGGTGCGGAAAGTGTTGGATGCACCATATGATCAGGAAACTTTTGCCGAAACACTTAAAAATGATGAACAATATTTTGGCACCGGCAACAGCATTTATCATCGCTTGAAAGCTGCGGGCTTCAATGAAATTGATTCTTTCAAACGGGCTCGTATTTATATTTTCCTGTACAAAAAAGGTGACCCCACTTTTACACCTGTTGTAAGAATGAGTGAGGGTTTGTACGATCGCCTACAACTGAATGCCAACTGTCCTACCCCCGATTCGTTGGGCTACATTACTTCGCCGCTGTTTGGCCCTGCCAAAAGCTGGAAAGATGTAAAATGGCGTGGCCGTGGTTTGGATGCCATCAACAGCGACCAACCCATTGTAGATGTGATTGGTGTGGATGGCAACGGCAATGAAACCCTGCTGCGCAAACTCGCCATCAACCAGCAAGATGCCGACATTTCCAATGTGAGTGCTACAGCGTATCCGTACATCAAACTGCGCATGGAAAACATGGATACACTCAACGGCACACCGTATCAATTGCGCTGGTGGCGGTTGTATTATACACCCGTACCCGAAGGTGCACTGGCCCCCAATGTGCTGCTGCAACTCAAAGATTCGTTGACACTGGGCGAACCACTCGACTTTAAAATTGCATTCAAAAACATCAGCGAAGCGGCATTCGACAGCCTGCGGTTGAAAGTGTATGTGGTAGACAAAAACAATGTGCAGCACGACATTGTATTGCCCCGCAAAAAACCACTCATCAGCGGCGATACTACTACCGTTGCCTTTACCATTGATACCAGAAATTACGGCGGCATCAATACGTTGTACGTGGCAGTAAACCCCGACAACGATCAGCCGGAGCAATATTTCTTCAACAACTTTTTGTTCAAAACATTTTATGTAGAAGAAGACAAATACAACCCGCTGCTCGACGTGACTTTTGATGGTGTTCGCATTCTCAACCGCGACATTGTGTCGGCCAAACCCAATATTCAAATCAAGCTGAAGGATGAAAACCCCTTCCTCGCTTTGAATGACACTGCCGGTGTTACCATTCGATTGAAGTACCCGCAGGAAAGCGTGGCCCGCACCTACCGCTGGAATACAGATACCCTCCGCTTCACCCCGGCTAATGTGAGTGGTGGCGACAACACAGCTACCATCGACTTTACGCCCACCTTGAACCAAGACACAGAAGGCAGCGAATACGAACTGACCGTAACCGGCAAAGACCGCAACAACAACCGGGCGGGCAACCTCGAATACCGGGTGACCTTCCAGGTGTTCAACAAACCCATGATCAGCAACCTGCTGAACTACCCCAACCCGTTCAGCACCAGCACGGCCTTTGTATTTACGATTACCGGTCAGGAAGTACCGCAGGAGTTTAAGATTCAGATACTCACCATCACTGGTAAAATAGTGCGGGAAATAACCCGGCAAGAACTGGGGCCGCTGCACATTGGCACCAACATTACCGAGTACAAATGGGATGGTACCGATACCTATGGCCAAAAGCTGGCCAACGGCGTGTACCTGTACCGGGTGGTCAGCAGCCTCAACGGCAGCCGCATGGAGCAGTTTAAACTCAACGACACTTTCGACCAAAACAGCCAGGACATGACCGATAAGTTCTTCAACAAAGGCTATGGCAAAATGGTGATTTTGAGGTAG